Below is a genomic region from Miniphocaeibacter halophilus.
AGGGACTACATTCACAAGGGATACGAGCTTCTTACCCACCCATTATATGGAAGTGTGAAGCCTTATGAAACTGTATACAGAACTTTAATTTTAAAAGAAGGAAAAATTATTTCTTTCACTTCTCTAGAATTAATTGAAGAAGCTATTGCTACTGCAAGTAAGTTTTATGCAATGAACAAAAACTATAAATGGACAGAATCTATCTTAGATGATTTTCAAGTTGTTGATAAAGATTTAATAGATAACACTTTAGCAAGAATATAGCATTAATCAAAGTAAAATCTATAAAAATTTTTAAATATATATGATAATTATTTAACTTTTAAAAATATAAAAATATAGGAGGAATACAAAAGTATGGACAATATTTATGATTTAATAATCATTGGCGCTGGTCCAGGTGGATTAGCAGCTGGCTTGTACGGAGCTAGAGCAAAAATGAAAACTCTAGTTTTGGAGAAAAAAAAATGGGTGGCCAAATAGTAAGTACTAGTGAAGTTGAAAACTATCCTGGTTCAGTTGAAAACGCTACTGGTCCTTCCCTAACTAAAAGATTTACTGAACAAGCTGAAAAGTTTGGTGCTGAAATTAAAATGGCAAATGTTAAAGAGGTAAATTTAGAAAGCAAAATTAAAGAAGTAGTTTGCGATAACGAAACCTATAAGGCAAAAACAGTTGTAATTGCAACAGGTGCTTCTCCTAAAAAAATCGGTTGCCCTGGAGAAAAAGAATTTACCGGTAAAGGAGTTTCCTACTGTGCAACATGTGATGCAGACTTCTTTGAAGATTTTGAAGTAATTGTTGTTGGTGGTGGAGATAGCGCTTTAGAAGAAGCTATTTATTTAACTAAATTCGCTAGAAAAGTTTATCTTGTTCATAGAAGAGATACTTTCAAAGCTTGTAATACAGTTATAGAAAATACAAAAGCAAATGACAAAATTGAAATGTGGTTAAATAAGGAAATTATTGAAATTAAAGGAGATGGAATCCTTGAATCTGTAGTTTTAAAAGACACTGTAACAGGAGAAACTTCTGAATATTTCGCAGATGAAGATGATGGAACTATGGGAGTTTTCATCTTTATAGGATTTAATCCACAAACTGAATTATTTAAAGATAAAGTAGACTTAAGAAATGGTTATGTTGTAACAGACGAAGAAATGAGAACTAATGTAGACGGTGTTTTTGCAGCTGGAGATGTTAGAGAAAAATCATTACGTCAGGTAGTAACAGCAGCTGCTGATGGTGCTAT
It encodes:
- a CDS encoding GrdX family protein — translated: MLIVTNNPKFNNLEYTNKYNVEFVDTDYLGILKNARDYIHKGYELLTHPLYGSVKPYETVYRTLILKEGKIISFTSLELIEEAIATASKFYAMNKNYKWTESILDDFQVVDKDLIDNTLARI